In a single window of the Papaver somniferum cultivar HN1 chromosome 8, ASM357369v1, whole genome shotgun sequence genome:
- the LOC113306525 gene encoding NADH dehydrogenase (ubiquinone) complex I, assembly factor 6-like produces MSGASTSGSLRAALSHCVQQVRKYDYHHYLCLLQLSPEMRKAAFPLRAFNVETAKAMDVASDPRIGLMRLLWWQEAIDKIYSHKKIEHPIAQALSSIISEHKISKSWLKRSVEARINDARREVDEIPETMEELEKYAEDTVSTVLYMTLQAGGIRSTSADHAASHIGKASGLLLLLRSLPYHFSRNPQIPYIPVEVASKHGLLVNEGGQRMMRSDFREGLPDAVFEMASVANTHLQKARELAKTVPAEALPVLLLAVPAQVMLDSLRKVHFDVFDPKLTRGVLGISPLGFQLKLKWNSWRKTY; encoded by the coding sequence ATGAGTGGGGCTTCAACATCCGGCAGTCTCCGAGCAGCTTTATCCCACTGTGTACAACAAGTCCGAAAATATGATTACCACCATTACCTATGCCTCCTCCAACTCTCCCCTGAGATGCGGAAAGCTGCATTTCCCCTACGTGCTTTCAACGTAGAAACTGCTAAGGCCATGGATGTTGCCTCTGATCCAAGAATCGGTCTTATGCGTCTCCTGTGGTGGCAGGAAGCCATAGACAAAATTTATTCCCACAAGAAGATTGAACACCCCATAGCCCAGGCCTTATCTTCTATAATCTCTGAACACAAAATCAGCAAAAGTTGGTTAAAGAGGTCTGTTGAAGCCCGAATTAACGATGCAAGAAGGGAAGTAGATGAAATTCCAGAAACGATGGAAGAGCTTGAAAAATATGCTGAGGACACTGTTTCCACAGTCCTGTACATGACTCTTCAAGCAGGAGGAATTAGGTCGACATCAGCGGATCATGCAGCTTCACATATAGGGAAGGCAAGCGGCCTTCTTCTGCTCCTACGTTCATTACCTTACCATTTTAGTCGTAATCCTCAGATTCCTTATATACCGGTTGAAGTGGCATCGAAGCACGGATTGTTAGTTAACGAGGGAGGTCAAAGGATGATGAGGTCGGATTTTCGCGAAGGTTTACCTGATGCAGTTTTTGAGATGGCTTCAGTTGCTAATACTCATCTACAGAAGGCTCGGGAATTGGCAAAGACAGTGCCTGCAGAAGCTCTTCCTGTTTTACTTCTTGCTGTCCCTGCACAAGTTATGTTGGATTCACTACGGAAAGTACATTTTGATGTGTTCGACCCTAAGTTGACCAGAGGGGTTCTGGGTATTTCTCCATTAGGGTTTCAGTTAAAGCTAAAGTGGAACTCGTGGAGAAAGACATATTGA
- the LOC113306526 gene encoding uncharacterized protein LOC113306526, which yields MHCRLSKSLAQKMSSSWLSTLFFLLVVILASSNEASCKQEKGACEGTKYRFPNSLELEMKQTVQTVHEMVMDIIQRVRSSDALMNNQVAANQTGLNSGGLSVALSDCVKLYEDSEFRLRRLSGKYGNNDDARTWLSGAVTSHRTCLDGLQHYHEMNISRNLVQSDLELVTSHQNLTSLFSRALALYALRNATKSKLLLKIT from the coding sequence ATGCATTGCAGACTTAGCAAATCTCTTGCACAGAAAATGTCTAGTTCTTGGCTTTCCACTCTGTTTTTCCTTTTAGTAGTAATCTTAGCTAGCAGTAATGAGGCATCGTGCAAACAAGAGAAAGGAGCTTGTGAAGGAACCAAATATCGTTTTCCAAACTCTCTAGAGCTGGAGATGAAACAAACGGTTCAAACCGTTCATGAGATGGTTATGGATATTATACAGAGGGTTCGGAGTTCCGACGCTTTGATGAATAACCAAGTTGCAGCAAATCAAACCGGCCTCAACAGTGGTGGTCTAAGTGTAGCTTTGAGTGATTGTGTTAAACTTTATGAAGACAGTGAGTTTCGACTTCGACGTTTGTCAGGAAAGTATGGGAACAATGACGATGCGAGGACATGGTTGAGCGGAGCCGTAACTAGTCACAGAACTTGCTTGGATGGCCTTCAACATTATCATGAGATGAATATCAGTCGTAATCTTGTACAATCTGATCTTGAATTGGTTACTTCTCATCAGAATTTGACTTCCCTGTTTAGTAGGGCTTTGGCTTTGTATGCATTACGAAACGCCACGAAGAGTAAGTTGCTCCTCAAAATTACTTGA